One part of the Segnochrobactrum spirostomi genome encodes these proteins:
- a CDS encoding ABC transporter permease — translation MTRDPVRRGLRLPSGTPARVAGAFIIAALLHLAGMAMIEGYSAAFAVRAMLVIASLLAVASIGQTLVVIIGGIDLSIPFVIGFANVVAAQLYGEGYPFVFVALLVGVLALAIGALNGALSAGLKIHPLIVTLGVGTVVQGAVLLWTGGFPSGSAPDAVSSFVSIGGSAGPLPVPWLVPSFIVLAALVILALARTPFGRRLYALGSNPGAAPLALIRPVAMWTATFALSALFAALAGVLLLGFTGSAYGAVGEPYLFQTIAAVVIGGTALVGGRGSYLGTVAGALVLTELNTLLIGLGLQPATVQAALGLVIIALVSLYGREGHVRTTI, via the coding sequence ATGACGCGTGACCCCGTCCGCCGCGGCCTCCGCTTGCCGAGCGGCACGCCCGCCCGCGTTGCCGGCGCCTTCATCATCGCGGCCCTCCTGCACCTCGCCGGCATGGCGATGATCGAAGGCTACAGCGCCGCCTTCGCGGTGCGGGCGATGCTCGTCATCGCCTCGCTCCTCGCCGTCGCCTCGATCGGCCAGACCCTCGTCGTCATCATCGGCGGCATCGATCTGTCGATCCCGTTCGTGATCGGCTTCGCCAACGTCGTCGCCGCGCAGCTCTACGGCGAAGGCTACCCGTTCGTCTTCGTCGCCCTTCTCGTCGGCGTGCTCGCGCTCGCGATCGGCGCCCTCAACGGGGCGCTGTCGGCGGGGCTCAAGATCCATCCGCTGATCGTCACCCTCGGCGTCGGGACGGTGGTGCAAGGCGCGGTGCTTCTTTGGACGGGGGGCTTTCCGTCCGGGTCGGCGCCGGACGCCGTGTCGTCTTTCGTCTCGATCGGGGGATCGGCCGGCCCGTTGCCGGTGCCGTGGTTGGTGCCGAGCTTCATCGTCCTCGCGGCCCTCGTCATTCTCGCCCTCGCCCGCACACCGTTCGGCCGCCGGCTCTATGCGCTCGGCTCCAACCCCGGCGCGGCGCCGCTCGCCTTGATCCGGCCGGTCGCGATGTGGACGGCGACCTTCGCGCTCTCCGCCCTGTTCGCGGCGCTCGCCGGGGTCCTCCTGCTCGGCTTCACCGGCTCGGCCTACGGGGCGGTCGGCGAGCCCTACCTGTTCCAGACCATCGCGGCGGTCGTCATCGGCGGCACCGCGCTCGTCGGCGGGCGCGGTTCCTATCTCGGCACCGTCGCCGGCGCCCTCGTGCTGACGGAGCTCAACACGCTCCTCATCGGCCTCGGCCTCCAGCCGGCGACCGTCCAGGCGGCGCTCGGCCTCGTCATCATCGCCCTCGTCTCGCTCTATGGCCGCGAAGGCCACGTGCGCACGACGATCTGA
- a CDS encoding ABC transporter substrate-binding protein codes for MTKTKNSRRVFAGAALTAGIAVAAFAGAARAEDVSATIAGLPTELKAQYEGAPQKIGPSAWDKFTPPAKPWKWCHSESYQGNPWRVAVTNELKRLVEGLKAQGLVSSFEIADSNNDTSQQINQIRAFIDKKCTIITSIPGSATALDDAVKAAYDAGIPFVTAAGSVTSPYAINVDSNYSRWGFDMMTAIGKALDGKGNVLMVEGIAGHPIVAQERQGADAALKQNPGLKIARTVNGNWTANVTKTVVLQAIATNPAPIGAVWTTGSESRVVAEAFAEAGRPAPIITGSITGDALGYWHEHPDRFRFEGNAVLPGWTAETLFRVGVRTLEGQQPKLNTLMIPIPAVHGADLDTWYQPCMTPASVSVFPVPPTDPMPETLLDAYFAKPAPTPGWNYADVPKACAGQ; via the coding sequence ATGACGAAGACGAAGAACAGCAGACGAGTGTTCGCGGGCGCGGCCCTGACGGCGGGCATCGCGGTTGCGGCGTTCGCCGGCGCCGCGCGCGCCGAAGACGTCTCGGCGACGATCGCCGGGCTGCCGACCGAGCTCAAAGCGCAATATGAGGGCGCGCCGCAGAAGATCGGGCCCTCGGCGTGGGACAAGTTCACCCCGCCAGCGAAGCCCTGGAAGTGGTGTCACTCGGAATCCTACCAGGGCAATCCCTGGCGCGTGGCGGTAACGAACGAACTGAAGCGCCTCGTCGAGGGGCTCAAGGCCCAGGGTCTGGTGTCGAGCTTCGAGATCGCCGATTCCAACAACGACACCAGCCAGCAGATCAACCAGATCCGCGCCTTCATCGACAAGAAGTGCACGATCATCACCTCGATCCCGGGCTCCGCCACCGCCCTCGACGACGCGGTGAAGGCGGCCTACGACGCCGGCATCCCGTTCGTCACCGCCGCCGGATCGGTCACCAGCCCCTACGCCATCAATGTCGATTCCAACTATTCCCGCTGGGGCTTCGATATGATGACGGCAATCGGCAAGGCCCTCGACGGCAAGGGCAACGTGCTGATGGTCGAGGGCATCGCCGGCCATCCGATCGTGGCGCAGGAGCGCCAGGGTGCCGACGCCGCGCTGAAGCAGAATCCGGGGCTCAAGATCGCCCGCACCGTGAACGGCAACTGGACCGCCAACGTCACGAAGACGGTGGTGCTCCAGGCGATCGCCACCAACCCGGCGCCGATCGGCGCGGTGTGGACGACCGGCAGCGAAAGCCGCGTCGTCGCCGAAGCCTTCGCCGAGGCGGGCCGGCCCGCCCCTATCATCACCGGCTCGATCACCGGCGATGCGCTCGGCTACTGGCATGAGCACCCGGACCGCTTCCGCTTCGAAGGCAACGCGGTGCTGCCGGGCTGGACCGCCGAGACCCTGTTCCGCGTCGGCGTCCGCACCCTCGAGGGGCAGCAGCCGAAGCTCAACACGCTGATGATCCCGATCCCGGCGGTGCACGGCGCGGATCTCGACACGTGGTACCAGCCCTGCATGACGCCGGCCTCGGTGTCGGTCTTCCCGGTGCCGCCGACCGATCCGATGCCGGAGACGCTGCTCGACGCCTATTTCGCCAAGCCCGCCCCGACGCCGGGCTGGAACTATGCGGACGTGCCGAAGGCCTGCGCCGGACAGTGA
- a CDS encoding ATP-binding cassette domain-containing protein: MADILSLRARGLALRAGAAPFDEVVGAGEIVGLAGLDGHGQQTFLKMLAGLTAPAAGDILVERDGTEERIGSFRRAVARGVAYLPRDRRATGIFPTLSVLDNFAIATVGRDAPAGLISAGRRRSRYEHYRERLSIVAPRPDAPITTLSGGNQQKVLLARWLAAEPKLLLLDDPTRGVDVATRRVLYGVFRDLAKEGMGLVVLSSEIEEILLLCDRVLVFREHALAARLSGAEMTTETVIAAMFGRAA, translated from the coding sequence ATGGCTGACATCCTTTCCTTGAGAGCCCGCGGACTCGCCTTGCGAGCCGGTGCCGCGCCGTTCGACGAAGTCGTCGGGGCCGGCGAGATCGTCGGGCTCGCGGGCCTCGACGGCCACGGCCAGCAGACCTTTCTCAAGATGCTCGCGGGCCTGACGGCCCCCGCCGCCGGCGACATCCTCGTCGAGCGCGACGGGACGGAGGAGCGCATCGGCTCGTTCCGACGGGCGGTCGCCCGCGGCGTCGCCTATCTGCCGCGCGACCGGCGTGCCACCGGCATCTTCCCGACGCTCTCGGTGCTCGACAATTTCGCCATCGCCACGGTCGGGCGCGATGCGCCCGCCGGCCTCATCAGCGCCGGCCGCCGTCGCTCGCGCTACGAGCATTATCGCGAGCGGCTGTCGATCGTGGCGCCCCGGCCCGACGCGCCGATCACCACCCTCTCCGGCGGCAACCAGCAGAAGGTGCTGCTCGCCCGCTGGCTCGCCGCCGAGCCGAAGCTGCTCCTCCTCGACGACCCGACCCGCGGCGTCGACGTCGCGACCCGGCGCGTCCTCTACGGCGTCTTCCGCGACCTCGCCAAGGAGGGCATGGGGCTCGTGGTCCTCTCGAGCGAGATCGAGGAGATCCTGCTCCTCTGCGACCGGGTTCTCGTCTTCCGCGAGCATGCGCTCGCCGCCCGGCTGTCCGGTGCCGAGATGACGACCGAAACCGTGATCGCCGCCATGTTCGGACGGGCCGCATGA
- a CDS encoding DUF72 domain-containing protein, with product MANDAAGPIRVGIGGWTFEPWRDGTFYPPGLAQKRELEYASRKLTAIEINGTYYGSQKPESFARWREETPDGFVFSLKGSRFTTNRRVLAEAGPSIEKFVTSGIAELKEKLGPINWQFMPTKKFDADDFAAFLGLLPHAVDGLALRHVVEVRHESFRTADFVALAREHGVGIVYTDKDAFPEIADITAPFVYARLQTASEDEENGYPAAVLDRWAERARAWAAGGAPDDLPLIAAPAPAKADGREVFVFMINGFKPKAPRAAMALIERVGGL from the coding sequence ATGGCGAACGATGCGGCGGGCCCGATCCGGGTCGGGATCGGCGGCTGGACCTTCGAGCCGTGGCGGGACGGCACGTTCTACCCGCCCGGCCTCGCCCAGAAGCGCGAGCTCGAATATGCGAGCCGCAAGCTCACCGCGATCGAGATCAACGGCACCTATTACGGCTCGCAGAAGCCCGAGAGCTTCGCCCGCTGGCGGGAGGAGACGCCCGACGGCTTCGTGTTCTCCCTCAAGGGCTCGCGCTTCACCACGAACCGCCGCGTGCTCGCGGAAGCCGGGCCGTCGATCGAGAAGTTCGTCACGAGCGGCATCGCCGAGCTGAAAGAAAAGCTCGGGCCGATCAATTGGCAGTTCATGCCGACCAAGAAGTTCGACGCCGACGATTTCGCCGCCTTCCTCGGCCTGCTGCCGCACGCGGTGGACGGCCTCGCGCTTCGCCATGTCGTCGAGGTGCGCCACGAGAGCTTTCGCACGGCGGATTTCGTCGCGCTTGCCCGGGAGCATGGGGTCGGGATCGTCTACACCGACAAGGACGCCTTCCCCGAGATCGCCGACATCACCGCGCCCTTCGTCTATGCCCGCCTGCAGACGGCGTCCGAAGACGAGGAGAACGGCTATCCCGCCGCCGTTCTCGACCGCTGGGCGGAGCGGGCACGCGCCTGGGCCGCAGGCGGCGCGCCCGACGACCTGCCGCTCATCGCGGCCCCCGCTCCGGCGAAGGCCGACGGTCGCGAGGTCTTCGTCTTCATGATCAACGGCTTCAAGCCGAAGGCGCCGCGGGCCGCGATGGCGCTGATCGAGCGGGTCGGCGGGCTCTGA
- a CDS encoding ABC transporter permease: MSYIVPAPQPSRLAGLWRRTGFAAVLFVVLLAVNVWLNPARFAPAAWGTLIGLAAPLVGAALASAPVILAGRGGIDVSVGPTMGFVNAVLISVLFLGAGISSPLVLVPAALLIGVAVGAWNGWLATIVRVQPIVATLGTYLVLAGVTLTILPAPVGPAPDWLKALAGPASIVPLAAVFAIWWGLKQTPFYDHLMAVGSDDRAAYTAGVPVTLVRFLAYGLTGLFAGIAGIMLTALIGSADPNIGPTYTLIAISAVALGGVSLAGGRGGLVGAAIGALDIFLLQSALTFFNVSTFVLQIAYGAILVAAVVLTAVQDRLSRRATDDA, encoded by the coding sequence ATGAGCTACATCGTCCCCGCGCCGCAGCCCTCCCGCCTCGCCGGCCTCTGGCGCCGCACCGGCTTCGCGGCGGTGCTGTTCGTCGTCCTCCTCGCCGTCAACGTCTGGCTCAATCCGGCCCGGTTCGCGCCGGCGGCCTGGGGCACGCTGATCGGCCTCGCGGCCCCGCTCGTGGGCGCGGCGCTCGCGTCTGCTCCGGTCATCCTCGCCGGCCGCGGCGGCATCGACGTCTCGGTCGGACCCACGATGGGTTTCGTCAACGCGGTGCTGATCTCCGTCCTCTTCCTCGGTGCCGGCATCTCCTCGCCGCTCGTGCTGGTGCCGGCGGCGCTCCTCATCGGCGTGGCGGTCGGTGCGTGGAACGGGTGGCTCGCGACGATCGTGCGGGTACAGCCGATCGTGGCGACGCTCGGGACCTATCTCGTCCTCGCCGGCGTGACGCTGACGATCCTGCCCGCACCCGTGGGTCCCGCCCCCGACTGGCTGAAGGCCCTCGCGGGGCCGGCCTCGATCGTGCCGCTCGCGGCGGTCTTCGCGATCTGGTGGGGGCTCAAGCAAACCCCGTTCTACGATCACCTGATGGCGGTCGGCAGCGACGACCGCGCCGCCTATACGGCCGGCGTTCCGGTGACCCTCGTCCGCTTCCTCGCCTATGGCTTGACCGGCCTCTTTGCCGGGATCGCCGGGATCATGCTGACCGCGCTGATCGGCTCCGCCGACCCCAATATCGGCCCGACCTACACCCTGATCGCCATCTCCGCCGTGGCGCTCGGCGGCGTCAGCCTCGCCGGCGGCCGAGGCGGGCTGGTCGGGGCCGCGATCGGGGCGCTCGACATCTTCCTTCTGCAGAGCGCCCTCACCTTCTTCAACGTCTCGACCTTCGTCCTGCAGATCGCCTATGGCGCGATCCTCGTCGCCGCCGTGGTGCTCACCGCCGTGCAGGACCGGCTGTCCCGGAGGGCGACCGATGACGCGTGA
- a CDS encoding MaoC/PaaZ C-terminal domain-containing protein, producing the protein MSERPRFYEDYEVGEVRKTHGRTITETDFVVHAGHTGDFFPHHLDAEFMKSSPFGQRIAHGTMTFAIGIGLTASEINPHAFTYGYERLRFPKPVFIGDTIHTVLTVSAKEDDPKRADYGRIVESCKVVNQRGETVLACDHILLAEKRKG; encoded by the coding sequence ATGTCCGAACGTCCGCGCTTCTATGAGGATTACGAGGTCGGCGAGGTCCGCAAGACCCACGGCCGCACCATCACCGAGACCGACTTCGTGGTCCATGCGGGCCATACCGGGGATTTCTTCCCGCACCACCTCGATGCCGAGTTCATGAAATCCTCGCCGTTCGGCCAGCGCATCGCCCACGGCACGATGACCTTCGCGATCGGCATCGGGCTCACCGCGAGCGAGATCAACCCCCACGCCTTCACCTACGGCTACGAGCGGCTGCGCTTTCCGAAGCCCGTCTTCATCGGCGACACCATCCACACCGTGCTCACCGTCTCCGCCAAGGAGGACGATCCGAAGCGCGCCGATTACGGCCGCATCGTCGAGAGCTGCAAGGTCGTCAACCAGCGCGGCGAGACGGTGCTCGCCTGCGATCACATCCTGCTCGCCGAGAAGCGCAAGGGATAA
- a CDS encoding extracellular solute-binding protein, with amino-acid sequence MSAIRLKGMTWSHPRGYDPMVACSALWREQTGIEIAWDKRSLQDFESFPVEELARAYDLIVIDHPHVGQITAEGCLAPLDIEGREAERAALAAGSVGASYPSYFWAGRQWAFPIDAATQVLAWRPDLIETPPHLWDDVMALAREGRVLTPLRAPHALMCVYTLAAHLGRPCATTGPGDLIDPETGVRVLRLLADLAAVSDPAAFAMDPIAVFERMAEAGSTTAVSPLIYGYVSYARAGFRPHRLAFSDMPIAGDAGPVGSALGGTGIAVSARSAHVEAAIDFAYWIASGDVQRGLYAASGGQPGHAAAWEDAAINAATGNFYAATRATLEGAWVRPRHDGYMPFQDAASHRITDGLKAGDAPEAIVADLNRLFRESF; translated from the coding sequence GTGAGCGCGATCCGCCTGAAGGGCATGACCTGGAGCCACCCGCGCGGCTACGATCCGATGGTCGCCTGCTCGGCCTTGTGGCGCGAGCAGACCGGCATCGAAATCGCCTGGGACAAGCGCTCGCTCCAGGATTTCGAGTCGTTCCCCGTCGAGGAACTCGCCCGCGCCTACGATCTCATCGTGATCGATCATCCCCATGTCGGCCAGATCACGGCCGAGGGCTGCCTCGCGCCGCTCGACATCGAAGGTCGCGAGGCGGAGCGCGCGGCGCTCGCCGCCGGCAGCGTCGGCGCGTCCTATCCGAGCTATTTCTGGGCCGGCCGCCAATGGGCCTTTCCGATCGACGCCGCGACCCAGGTTCTTGCCTGGCGCCCCGACCTGATCGAGACCCCGCCGCACCTTTGGGACGACGTCATGGCCCTCGCGCGCGAGGGCCGCGTGCTGACGCCGCTCCGGGCGCCCCATGCGCTGATGTGCGTCTATACGCTCGCCGCCCATCTCGGCCGCCCCTGCGCCACGACGGGGCCGGGCGATCTCATCGATCCGGAGACCGGCGTCCGCGTCCTGCGCCTGCTCGCCGATCTCGCGGCGGTGAGCGATCCCGCTGCCTTCGCGATGGACCCGATCGCCGTGTTCGAACGGATGGCCGAGGCCGGCTCGACGACCGCGGTGAGCCCGCTGATCTACGGCTATGTGAGCTACGCCCGCGCCGGATTCCGGCCGCACCGGCTCGCCTTCTCCGACATGCCGATCGCCGGCGACGCGGGGCCGGTCGGCTCGGCGCTCGGCGGCACCGGCATCGCCGTCTCGGCCCGCTCCGCCCATGTCGAGGCGGCGATCGATTTCGCCTATTGGATCGCGAGCGGCGATGTGCAGCGCGGCCTCTATGCCGCGTCCGGCGGCCAGCCTGGCCATGCCGCCGCCTGGGAAGACGCCGCAATCAACGCCGCGACCGGCAACTTCTACGCCGCGACCCGCGCCACCCTCGAAGGCGCCTGGGTGCGGCCCCGCCACGACGGCTACATGCCCTTCCAGGACGCCGCCTCCCACCGCATCACCGACGGCCTCAAGGCCGGCGATGCGCCGGAGGCGATCGTCGCCGACCTCAACCGCCTGTTCCGGGAGAGCTTCTGA
- a CDS encoding ATP-binding cassette domain-containing protein yields the protein MLAIEGLSKRYGETIALSGASIDFGAGLVHSILGENGSGKSTLVKLLSGIVLPDAGAILFEGHAFSGRRPADFQAAGFMTVFQEVLIAPDRTVIDNVLMGYDGLFRRRIARAARRTAVAQALARFARTAVPLDALAGDLPLAAQQLVVLARAVVRRPKVLVLDEVTAALDFADREAVFALMRDLADAGTLILFITHRMDEVTLLSDRISILRGGKVVATRPAAGADPDDLLRLMAPETAAELAHHG from the coding sequence ATGCTCGCGATCGAAGGCCTCTCGAAGCGCTACGGCGAGACGATCGCGCTCTCGGGCGCCTCGATCGATTTCGGCGCCGGGCTCGTCCACTCGATCCTCGGCGAGAACGGCTCGGGCAAGAGCACTCTCGTGAAGCTCCTCTCCGGCATCGTGCTGCCGGATGCCGGCGCGATCCTGTTCGAGGGCCATGCCTTCTCGGGCCGGCGCCCGGCCGATTTTCAGGCCGCCGGCTTCATGACGGTGTTCCAGGAGGTGCTGATCGCCCCGGACCGCACCGTGATCGACAACGTGCTGATGGGCTATGACGGCCTCTTCCGTCGCCGCATCGCGCGGGCCGCGCGGCGCACGGCGGTGGCCCAAGCCCTTGCGCGCTTCGCCCGCACCGCGGTGCCGCTCGACGCCCTCGCCGGTGATCTTCCGCTCGCGGCGCAGCAACTCGTGGTGCTCGCCCGCGCCGTCGTGCGCCGTCCCAAGGTGCTAGTCCTCGACGAGGTGACCGCCGCGCTCGACTTCGCCGACCGCGAGGCGGTGTTCGCGCTGATGCGTGACCTCGCCGACGCCGGCACGCTCATCCTGTTCATCACCCACCGCATGGACGAGGTCACGCTGCTCTCCGACCGCATCTCCATCCTGCGCGGCGGCAAGGTGGTGGCGACCCGCCCGGCCGCCGGCGCCGATCCCGACGATCTCTTGCGGCTGATGGCGCCCGAAACCGCCGCGGAGCTCGCGCACCATGGCTGA